The Planktothrix agardhii NIES-204 genomic interval TCATCGCATATTTCCAAATTCCTAGGGGTTGATGATGCAGAATTTGATGCGTAAATGCTTCATTTAACTGTTGACAATCTGCTGTTTCTATGCCTACAATTACCTCAATTCCTGCATCTTTTAAACGTTGAATTCCTGTACCTGAAACTAAGGGGTTGGGGTCAACCATTCCCACTACAACCTTAGCTATTTTTGCTGCAATTAGGGCTTCTGTGCAGGGGGGAGTCCGACCAAAATGATTACAGGGTTCTAAATTCACATAAACCGTTGCTCCCTTTGCTTGTTCTCCGGCATTTCTCAGGGCAAAAACTTCGGCATGAGGTTCACCCGCCCCCGGATGAAATCCTTCTCCAATAATTTTTCCGTCTTGAACAATTACAGAACCGACTAGAGGATTAGGTGCAGTTTTTCCTAATGCTTGACGGGCTAATTTCAAGCATTGCTGCATCATTTGTTGATCAAAATTTAAGGTCATAGAATAGGGAAGGGGGAAAGGGTAATGGGTAATGAGTAATGGGTTTTGGGTTTTGGTTAATGGGTAATGGGTTTTGGGTAATAAACTGATAACTGATAACTGATAACTGATAGCTGATAACTGATAGCTGATAACTGATGACTGATAACTGATGACTGATGACTGTTTCAACTGTCTTCAATGGCTGGAAGTTGGGGTAAGATTTGAGATTCGGGAAGTTGGGAAATAGTGAAAATTGAAGTTCCAGACTGGGATTGATTTTGGGCTTTGGTGAGTAAATCAACCGTATCGCCTAAAGCCATAGTTAAACTATTGCGAGTTTCCAGGTGAGCGGTTTTTTCGGTATCCAAGGCTTCAACAAGTTGATGAATTTGTTCACGAGAGCGATCGCGTTCTAACATCACCTCAATTAATTTTGCCTTAACTTCATCCAAAGTTTTTAACTGATCAATTTCTTGACGAACTGCGACCCGCACCTGTAACTCATTGGGAAGTGGAGACAGGCGTTGCCATCGTTCCAACTCTCCCCGCAGTTCTCCCACTTGTTCTAAATAGCGTCCGGCTTCTTGGCGTCGTTGTTGGGCTTCAGTATTGTAGCGTTGTCGCCATTGGTCGGAACTTTCGACCGCCGCGTTCAGATCCAGTTGGGTTTGTGCCAACTGTTGTTTCAAGCGTTTAATTTCATCAAGCCACTGCCGAATATCCTGGGTCATAGTTAGCCTAATCCCATCCTAATCCGAATCCATGATGAATCCTTTAGAGACAGGTCATCAACCCTCGCCTAGAAAAAAGAGTCAACCCCAAAAACCTCAGCCTAAAACAGCCAAAACCTCCGCCAAATCAGGGCAACAGCGTCGTCCAAATCGACGTCCCCAAACGACTGCTTTACCTGCGGGGAAAAAAACAGCCCCCCAACCTCCGAAATCTAAACCGTCCCAACCGATTAGCAGGTTATGGAAAAAATGGATAGCCGACGGGGTTGCCTTTACTTTACTATTCGGAGGAACAGGATTAATTGGAGGCTGTGCCTGGTTTAGTTATCAACTAATTGTTAATCCTGATATTGGAGTTTGGTTAAATCAATTGTTACCCAGTTGGACACAAATTCCCCTACAACGCCGCGACTCAATTGTTACCTTAGATGAAATTAATCAAGCCCTCAAAACAGAAGGGTTCATGGTGGGGAAATCCCTAACTTTACCGAGGGTTGATTCCATTTCAAAAACGGGGAATGAGCAAAAATCCGCAGTCCCATTTAACTCTTTATTGATAAATTCAGATGCTATTGTTCAAAAGTCGAATGATTTATTAATTCCTATTTTAAAAACCCGTGACTCTAGTGTTACCCATCCCTGCGAAGGGGGTTGTCAAGAAATTGTGCAAGTGCGGGTTTATGAAGCAGTTCAAACCCCCTATCAACGCCGGGGTAGCACTCAATATTATCGGTTAATGCAGCAGCTAGAAATCAAGGGGCCAGCCGAATCTTTTGTAATTGCATCGTTAATTGGAACCGAATCTAATCAACAGGGTTCTAATAAGCCCTTACCCCTAACTCGACTGACACAATTTAAAGGAAAAGTTCCTCAAGGGGGGGTCTGGTTTAATCTTAATAGTGAGCGGTTGGTGGGAGATAAAACCGTTCCTTATGGACAGATTCTGCATTACAATCCGAGTCGCCATTATTTGAGCATGATGTTAGAATGGAAAAGTGCCGCCGGACAACAACCGATTTGGCAGGAAGTCACCGGAGGCAAAGATCCAGAATTATTAATTGAACAAACTATTGGGCTAGAGCCTCAATTTAGTATTTATCAAGTCCAACCTTTGCAATTTATTCCTAACCCGATTCAATTAACGGCTATTTCTTTAGATGAGATATTTTTAGATAATTATAATTATCGACAGTCTTTAAGATTGGCTCGTAGTGGGTTATGGTCGCCAGCATTGAATTTAATTAAACCGTTGAAAAAAAATATAGTCTCTGGAAATAGTCCTAATTTGAAATGGTCAACAGCCGTTCAAGCCCAGTTAGATTTAATTGAATTTCATGCTAAAATTACCAAAGCTCAAGCCGTTGCAGCCTGGGCAAGTCCGAGTCAACAGGTATTAGCTAGTTTGATTGATGGACGCTGGACGGAAGCCCTAGAAGTGTTAAAAAATAGCCCAGGAAATCAACAAGAAATTACCAATTTATTAAGATCAAATGGCGGACGGATTAAAAATCGTCTGAATGCTGCTTTATTAGAAAATCCAGAACAGTTGGAATTAAAAACCTGGGGAACTTTAATTATTGCGGCGGAAAATGGTAGAAATCGAGCGATTAATTGGTTAGATGAACAACCGAAAACCGAGCAGAAAGACCGCCAAGAAATCCTAGAATTATTATTAAAATCAATAGAATAAATTCATTGAAAATAATTCACTTTCCTTCGACCGATAGGGTCAAGTTTATAAGTACCTAAACAATTAGGTACTTATAAAACCTGCCCCCATCAAAATGGGAGCAGGCCCTTGTACAGATGGGGAACACACTCGTTTTCAATCTCCCAGATTCGTCTTATAAGAAACTGGAATCCAAACTTTTTGCTTCTTCTTCTGTTTGGGGTAAATGTAAACCACATTCCTGTTTTAAACCCCGGAAACGAGTATCCCGTTCATTTTCGTCCGTTGCCATTAAAGGACGGCTAGAATGCCAATCTCCCACGGTGGTATAACCCAGATCAAAATAGGGATGGTAGGGTAAATCATGGGCAGTTAAATATTGGTAAATATCCCTAGAATTCCAAGACAAAATCGGATGAACTTTGTATCTTCCCGAATGTTGAACAACTGGATTTAATGTTTTCCGATGATGGGTTTGATCGGCGCGTAATCCCGCTAACCAAGCCGTAGCATTTAATTCTTTTAAAGCCCGTTGCATCGGTTCAACCTTACGAATTTTGTCGTAATAATTTAAAGATTCAATATCATCTTTTTCCCATAACCTACCCTGTAAAGCTTCCATTCGTGCCGGACTCATGGGAGATTGATATACTTTTAAATTCAGGTTGAGACGTTCTGTTAACTGTTCGGCAAAAATATAGGTTTCTGTGGGTAAATAACCCGTATCAACCCAAATAATCGGAATATTCGGAACAACGCTAGTGACTAAATGCAACATCACTGCCGCTTGAATTCCAAAACTGGTACTCATGACCAAGCCATCACCAAATATTTCTGCCGCCCATTTGATCATAGTAACGGCATCGGCATCAATCAATTGCTGATTAGTTGCATTCAAATCGAGTTCGAGTTGTTGAATCGTTTGAATTGCCTTATGCTCTGAAGTTTGATCCCGATGATCACGGTGGTATGGAAAAGGGGTGTGACCGTTAGTAACGGGAGAAGATATAGATCCGAGATTCCCGTTGACATTGGGATCAATCAGATTCAATTGTGGCATAGTTTTTGTGGTTTCCCTTGTTATCGATATTGAGAATAAATTAAGCTAACCAGACCTTTATACTCCAAATTTTCTAGTTTCGATCCTGATCTTACAACAACCTCGCGCAAAGCCCACGCACTTCAGTCGTGGGATGTAGTGCGACCCCCTAAAGGGGGTGTGAGGGTTTTAATGTAATCCCTAAGAACTTCAGCCATTGATAATCCTTCTGATTCAGCATGACTTTTGAGACGTTCATATTCTTTCTCGTTAACATTAAACTGAATTTTTTTTCCCCTTGACATACTCTATTTAAGACTCTATTATCAGAGTATAGCAAGGATGTTCCTCGCTTATCTGGTCAGATGTTCTGACCTCCTTCTGTTCGAGTCGGGTTTCCAGATAATCCATCAACACCTTCTCAGCTAACAGCCAACACCCTAAGCTATGCTGGTGTTGCTGATATATGCTGATGATTCTTGTATGACTAGCACCCTAGCTCCTGTTCCCTTTGTGGATTTGAGTTTAATCCACGAACCGCTTAAACCCGAAATTCAAGCTGCGATCCAGGCTGTAGTGGATAAGGGTGACTTTGTTTTAGGTCAAGCCCTAACAGAATTTGAAATCGCCTTTGCTAAAGCCTGTGGTGTACCCTATGGGGTAGGAGTAGCCAGTGGAACCGATGCGATCGCTCTGGGTCTACAAGCCTGTGGAATTAAACCTGGGGATGAAGTTCTGCTTCCGGCTAATACTTTTATTGCTACCCTGATCGGGGTATTACACGCGGGGGCTACTCCGATATTAGTCGATTGTGACCCCCATACGGCACTGATTGATCTCAATCATGCAGAGCAGGTGGTAACAAAAAAAACCAAAGCCATTATTCCGGTGCATCTCTATGGCCAAATGGTTTCTCCCCACCAACTGTTTGCTTTTGCCGCGTCCCATGATTTAATTATTTTTGAAGATGCAGCCCAGGCACATTTAGCCGAGCGAGAAAGTTATTGTGCGGGAAGTATTGGGTTAGCCGCAGCTTTTAGTTTTTATCCGAGTAAAAATTTGGGCTGTTTTGGGGATGGGGGAATGGTTGTGACCCAGAATGAAATTGTGGCTCAAAATCTCCGCAGTTTACGCAATTATGGGGCTCCTCAAAAATATCTCCATACCGAAAAAGGAACAAATAGCCGTCTTGATACCTTACAAGCTGCCATTCTAAATGTTAAGTTACCCCATTTAAACACTTGGAATCACGATCGCAATTTTGCCGCTGAAAAATATGATGCGTCACTTCTATTATTGCGAGAACGGGGTATTATTCCGATTGAAAATCAGAGTGCGGATGGTCATGTTTATCATTTGTATGCGATTCGGGTAACGGAAGAATCAGCCATTAACCGTGATACCCTCAAAGACAAATTAACGGGACAGGGAATACAGGTCGGAATTCATTACCCAATTCCTTGCCATTTACAACCGGCTTATCAATATTTAGGTTACAAAGAAGGAGACTTTCCTCAAGCTGAAAAATTAAGTCAACAAATTCTATCCTTACCCATATATCCTGGATTAACAACTAACCAAATTAATCGAGTTTTGACATCAATTCAGTCTGCTATATCTTAGCTACTCCTAAATCCATTGGGCGAGAAGACCTCGCCCCTACTTTTAGATATCAGGTCAACGGTTAACCGTCAATAATTGTATGAAAATCAATCATAAAATTCCAATCACGCTGGAAAAATCTCTATTAAATTGGATGATTGTTATATTAATGGTGTTATTGTATGCACCACTTTTAATACATTGGTATGACGGTTGGCTGCATAAAACGATCAGCATTGAACATGAATATTTTAGTCATGGTTTAATCGGTTTACCCTTTGCAGCTTATATTGCCTGGACAAAACGGCATCAGTGGAAACGTTTACCCAATACTAGCCATCCGTTAGGAATCGGATTAATTGTGATAGGTAGTATTTTTTATTGGAGCGGTTTATCTGATTTAGTTAATCTTTCTTTTCCTTTAATGTTGGCAGGACTTTGCCTATCTTTTAAAGGAATTGAAGGCTTAAAATTACAGAAAATGCCCTTAGTATTTGTATTACTAGCAACCCCGAATCATTTACCCTATTTAATAGAACCCATCGCCTTACCCTTGCAGAAATTTATTGCTAATGTGGCTGGATTTATTCTAATTCAATTTAACTTGAATGTCCATGTAGAACAAATTTATCTGTTTGTGAATGATCAAATTGTTGAAGTTGCCCCGCACTGTGCTGGGTTAAAAATGTTATTTACCAGTTTGTATGTAGGATTAATGTTGCTCTATTGGACAGGACTTTTAGACTCAAAAAAACTAAGTATTTTCTTTCTAGTTAGTGCGGGCTTAATTAGTATTATTGCTAATATTATTCGCAATACCTTATTAACGCTGTTTCATGGCACAGGTCAAGATGGGTTATTTTCCTGGCTCCATGAAGGTTGGGGCGGAGATTTATATTCAGCCTGTATGTTAGGTTTATTGGTAGTATTAATTAATGGTTTACAACATTATACTGGAATTGATTCCTAAGACCCATTAGAACAACCCGATCAATAAATATTTATTGATTACTGATAGGGTGAGGAGACTTCAATCCTACCGATAAAAAATAACTGATATAGCACTACCAATTAAGGTATTTGACAATAATAAACCTTGTAACCTGCTCATAACCTACTATTCCCTATTCCCTATTCCCTAGCTCTATAACTGATATGATTCTACGACAAAAACAGTCTAAAATTATCATTGTCATCTTAATGATAATATTATTAATCGGTGCAGCAATGCCGGGCTATATTAATAAAAAATGGTCATGGATGGATATGCCCCAACTCAAAACCTTGCCCCAACTTCAAACTATTAGAAAACAAGGTTTGACGATTCCAGGATGGCAAACAGTTAAAATTGAATCCTTGGGTGCGGGCAGTAAAAAGTGGTTAAAACAAGAAATAAAACGGGATAATCAGACAGCAATAGTATTATTATTTCCCCAAAATTACTATAAAGATCAGCCTCAGTTGGAATGGATGGATCTGAATGGATTTCTAGGGTGGAAAACCGATGATTTCAGTGACGATCGCTTTTCCATAAAATCCACCGCCCAAAAATTAGACCCGGCTGAAATTGAAGTTCAATTTTTTAGAGCCTGGACTGCAACTCAGACCTGGGCCGTGACTCAGTGGTACGCTTGGCCTAACGGTGGAAATCCCGCCCCCAGTCGTTGGTTTTGGATTGATCGTTGGGCCCAACTTAGTAAGCATCGCGCCCCCTGGGTGGGTGTTAGTCTTTTAATTCCGATTAAACCCTTAGATAATATTAAGGATGTCTGGCCCCTGGCCGTTTCTCTGGGTGAAAGTATACAAGCCTCCTTAATGGCTGAAGCCTTAGCTACCACAACTCCTTAATGGATGTTGCTTGATTATTTAACTATGAATCATCGTTGTCGCCAGACCTTTGTATCCCTATTCCTCACCAGTCTTTATTCCAGCAGTTGGATAGTCTGTTTCACCGCCTTGCTTTGGGGCTTTTCTAGCCAACAAAGGGTTTTAGCCCAAACCGTCAATCTTCCAGAAAAATGTGTAATTCCCCAAGGAGTAGTCAATCAACCCTATCCGGGGGCAAAGTTACGACCACCGAGCTTCCCCCAACCCACCTGGCCCCAAATTATACAACTATTTGAACGGGCGGGGAATCCCGTTTTAGACCGTTCTGCACAACTTCCTCCCCCAATTGATAATATTTATTTCCGGCGTTTAAGTGAAAATCGCGGGGTCAATTATCGTCTTGGCCCAGGGGATCAACTGTATATTGATGTGTTTATTAATGGCCAGCGTTCTAATGACCTGAGTGTTCCCACCACGGCCGTTACCCCCGATGGTGCGATTTTATTACCTTTAATTGGAGCCATTCGGGTTCAAGATTTAACCTTGGAACAGGTACAAGTCATTATTAATAGTCGTTTAAATCCTTTTGTTCAAAATCCCCAAACTAATATGGCTTTATTAACCCAACGTCCGGTAAGGGTGACGGTGACGGGGGAAGTGGCCAGACCCGGATTTTACCCCTTAGCCAGTCCCGAACTCCCGATCGCCCTGACAACGGCCCAGGGAACCACAACGGCGGCGGATTTAAGAATGATTAAAATTCGGCGTACCTTAGCGAATGGTCAAGTGGTGGAAACGGATGTGGATTTACTGACGCCATTATTATTAGGCGTTAGACCCGTAGATTTGTTACTCGAAGATGGGGACGTAATTGTGGTTCCCTCCCAGGAGGTGCGGGCCTATCAAGGGCCAACTCGGAATATTTTAGAAACCTATAGTTTGGCCGCCGCCCCAAATGCTGTGAGTGTAACCATTGTCGGAGATGTCACCCGACCCGGATTTTATCAACTTCCTCCAGGTAGTGGACAGGTAACAACGGCTATCCAGGCCGCAGGTGGGGCAAGAATCACCTCGGATTTGCGGTCGGTTTTGATTTGTCGAATTACGACCGATGGTCGCTTAATCGAGGATATTATTGATTTATATACTCCCATTCAAGAGGCAACGGCTTTACCGAATGTGTCTTTACAGAATGGCGACGCTATTATTATTCCGAAATTACAACCGGATGAAAAGTCAGGTTATGATCAACGGTTGGTGGCGACATCCAACTTAGCTAGTCCTCAAATTACGGTGAGAATTTTGAGTTATCCTGTGAGTACGGTGGGAACGGTAGCTTTACAAAATGGCAGTAGTTTTATTGATGTATTAAATTCCGTTCCTTTGAATTTAGCGGATTTACAGGAAATTGCTTTAATTCGTTATGATCCAGAAACCGGAAAACCCACAAAACAACTTTTAAATGGTAAAAATGTATTAGCTGGTGATGCCACGGATAATGTTTTATTACAAGACAATGATGTGATTGTTGTTAACCGCAATTTAATCACTCGCGTGAGTTTTGTTTTAAATACTTTTACTCAACCTTTTCGCGATATTCTCGGATTTCTGTTATTTTTCCAACAGTTACAAAGCGGGGTAGAAAATCTATTTAGTCCCAGTGGTAGTAGTAGTGGTAGCAGTAATAGTAACAAGAAAAAATAAGCAGTTAATACCTATCATCCTATTTTTTATTTATTCTTACCCATTACCCATTACCCATATTATTATGACTTTACCGATTGTTAAACGATATTTAATTGCTTTTGATCAATATAAATTGGCGGGTTTTGCCACCTTTACTGTCGCGTTAGGGGCATCGGGAGCCGCTGCAATGTTGATGGAACCTCCGGCTACTCCTCCCTATAAAGCAACGGGTATTCTGATGGGTCAAAGTAGTCCGGTGATCTTTTCTAAAACCGGGGAAGTTATTCAACAACAAGGACAACAACTAGCACCGGAAATGTTGCTTCCTGAAAGTGTAGTAGATCCGCTGCTCAAAGAATTTAATATTCCACCGAATGATTTAAAAAAAAATTTAGGAATTAAACTAGAACCAGCCAAAGCTCCGGGAAGGGATAGTGAGGGTTCTCCGATGAAACTTACTGTTTCTTATCAAGATCCTAATCGAGAACGATCGGTAACTTTTGTGAATAAATTGATGGAGAAAATGCGACAACAAAGTCGTGTTATTAATACTCAACAATTGAATAGTATTATTAATCTAATTCAAGAAAGATTAAAACCAGCCGAAGCAGAATTGAGACAGGCAGAAAAAGAGTTAGAAAATTATGATAAACGGGAAGGAGCAACTATTTTAAGTTTAGAAGGTGGCTCCTTACCCACAGCAATTTTAGCCAATGAACAGCAGCAAAAACAGATTGACTTACAGCTAAGTGCCCTAAACGCTCAAGTGGCAAGTTTGGAATCTCAGTTAGGTTTAAATGCTGACCAAGCCTTTGTAGCTCAAGCCTTAGCCTCTGATCCAATTATTGCTCAACTGCGGGTTCAATTGTATGAAATTGAATCACAATTAGCGGTTTTACGCAAGGATTATAAAGATCAACATCCTTTAGTTGCAGAATTAGTCAAACGTCAACAAGCCGCCGAAAAACAGTTACAATCTCGAGCTTCAGAAGTATTGGGAGGAGGTGGAATTGCGGCTCCTTTAGTCAGTGTGGATAAAATTCGGGTTGATTCTTCTCTTGATCCAACTCGTCAACAATTAGCTCAAAGTTTAATTGAGTTAAAAACTCAAAAAGAAAGTTTAGAACAACAATTAAAATCATCTGAAAAAACTGGAGAAGACCTGAAACAAAACTATGCCACAATTCCGAATAAACAAACAGAAAAACAACGGCTAGAACAGCAAGTTGCTTATAAAAAAGCCTTGTATGATCAAATGCAGGTAAAGTTAGTGGATGCGAAAGCGGCTGAAGCTGAAATAACCAGTAGTTTAGCGATCACCAAAAACGCACAAGCTCCTGATATCGAAGTTCCTAAAGCGTTGAGTATGGCTTTAATTTTGGCAATGGGAGGACTCGGAGGAGTTTTAGGCGGGGCGGTGATTATTTTTGTCTTGGGAATGTTGAGTGGGAAATTCTACACTTGGGAAGAAATTCAAGGAGCTTTCAAAGAGCGCGAAGTTCCGTTTTTGGGAGTTGTGCCTAATGTGTTTTTATTCCCAGAAGATTATGTTTTACCGTTGTTACTCAAACGTTATTCCCCCTATTTGGAATTTTATGAAAAAATTCGCAGTAATTTACAACGGGTTGGCAATAAATCTCCTAAAGTTATTTTAATTACCAGTGTGGGAACCGGGGAAGGAAAAACTTTAAGTGCCTATAATTTAGCGATCGCCTCGGCTAGAAGTGGCAAACGGACTCTATTAATTGAAGCTGATTTGCGATCGCCCTCGGAAGTAGAATCCCTGGGATTAGTCCTCGATTCCCACAGTGCGGTGGAACCCCTACAATATTATGGGGATTTATATGGCTGTATTCGTTTAGTTCCCGATGTCGCTAATTTATATGTGATTCCCAGTCCGGGGGGAGTGCCTCACCCAGCAACGGTTTTAGAATCGAGTGAATTGCGCCGCTTATTAGAGGAAGTCCGCTATCGGTTTGATTTTGTGGTGGTGGATAGTCCGACTTTAGAAGGCAATAATGATGTTTTAACCTTAGAACCCTACACCGATGGGAT includes:
- a CDS encoding phosphoadenosine phosphosulfate reductase; this translates as MPQLNLIDPNVNGNLGSISSPVTNGHTPFPYHRDHRDQTSEHKAIQTIQQLELDLNATNQQLIDADAVTMIKWAAEIFGDGLVMSTSFGIQAAVMLHLVTSVVPNIPIIWVDTGYLPTETYIFAEQLTERLNLNLKVYQSPMSPARMEALQGRLWEKDDIESLNYYDKIRKVEPMQRALKELNATAWLAGLRADQTHHRKTLNPVVQHSGRYKVHPILSWNSRDIYQYLTAHDLPYHPYFDLGYTTVGDWHSSRPLMATDENERDTRFRGLKQECGLHLPQTEEEAKSLDSSFL
- a CDS encoding CopG domain protein DNA-binding domain protein, which produces MSRGKKIQFNVNEKEYERLKSHAESEGLSMAEVLRDYIKTLTPPLGGRTTSHD
- a CDS encoding aminotransferase, whose translation is MLVLLIYADDSCMTSTLAPVPFVDLSLIHEPLKPEIQAAIQAVVDKGDFVLGQALTEFEIAFAKACGVPYGVGVASGTDAIALGLQACGIKPGDEVLLPANTFIATLIGVLHAGATPILVDCDPHTALIDLNHAEQVVTKKTKAIIPVHLYGQMVSPHQLFAFAASHDLIIFEDAAQAHLAERESYCAGSIGLAAAFSFYPSKNLGCFGDGGMVVTQNEIVAQNLRSLRNYGAPQKYLHTEKGTNSRLDTLQAAILNVKLPHLNTWNHDRNFAAEKYDASLLLLRERGIIPIENQSADGHVYHLYAIRVTEESAINRDTLKDKLTGQGIQVGIHYPIPCHLQPAYQYLGYKEGDFPQAEKLSQQILSLPIYPGLTTNQINRVLTSIQSAIS
- a CDS encoding polysaccharide export protein, coding for MNHRCRQTFVSLFLTSLYSSSWIVCFTALLWGFSSQQRVLAQTVNLPEKCVIPQGVVNQPYPGAKLRPPSFPQPTWPQIIQLFERAGNPVLDRSAQLPPPIDNIYFRRLSENRGVNYRLGPGDQLYIDVFINGQRSNDLSVPTTAVTPDGAILLPLIGAIRVQDLTLEQVQVIINSRLNPFVQNPQTNMALLTQRPVRVTVTGEVARPGFYPLASPELPIALTTAQGTTTAADLRMIKIRRTLANGQVVETDVDLLTPLLLGVRPVDLLLEDGDVIVVPSQEVRAYQGPTRNILETYSLAAAPNAVSVTIVGDVTRPGFYQLPPGSGQVTTAIQAAGGARITSDLRSVLICRITTDGRLIEDIIDLYTPIQEATALPNVSLQNGDAIIIPKLQPDEKSGYDQRLVATSNLASPQITVRILSYPVSTVGTVALQNGSSFIDVLNSVPLNLADLQEIALIRYDPETGKPTKQLLNGKNVLAGDATDNVLLQDNDVIVVNRNLITRVSFVLNTFTQPFRDILGFLLFFQQLQSGVENLFSPSGSSSGSSNSNKKK